The Canis aureus isolate CA01 chromosome 24, VMU_Caureus_v.1.0, whole genome shotgun sequence nucleotide sequence CTCttcagcctttctttgtctttcatgacctggATGTTTTTGAAAGCATGGTTATTTTAAGACTGACCCTGAATTTGGCTCATGTTTCCTCGTGATTTGCCCCAGGTGGGCACTGTTAGCAGCAAAGACCCAAAGGCACCTCTGTGTCTTCCCAGAGAGCAGCCTTTCTCTGCAAGCCAGTGAGTCTGAAAGCAGCTTGGCCCTGGCCTGTCTGTACCAGAGGGAGCTCTCAGGGGTGAAGCCTCTGGAGGAAAAGGTGCCTCGGGGACCTGCAGGCAGGCTGGCTGGGCTGCATGAACTACACAACTTCCCTGATGGTTTCTTGGGAAGTGTTTCCTGCTACTTCACTGTCCAGGGGTTTTGGAGTCCCAGCAGCACTCCTCACaaaggcaccccccccccccaagacttGGTTTCCTCAACTCTGAGGCAGGGATACAACAGTTCCTAGGCACCGAGCAGCTGGAGTCAAAGAGATGATGTCTGTCATGGCACCTGCTGAACCCATTCTAGGGACTGCGTGGGGGCTCAGCGTCTCTGGATCACAGCTGATATTAGGCACTGGCCAGCCCTGACCCTGCTAAAACCGATgctcagggctggggtggggagcccAGAGACTGCCTGCCATTCTGGTCTTGAACTTAAACTGGGTGGCTGGGGCCTCCTGTCTGGGAAGGATAGATGGGTCCAGGGTTGGGGTAGTGCTGTGGGACTCCTCGGACCAGGATCcttgagtgtgtgagtgtgagtgtgtgtgtgtgtgtgaaattggCATGGGCCGGCATGGCGGAGGTGGGGATATGGGGCTGCAGTTGTCACACAGGCTTCTCAGTCTCAACCTGCCCCATtccctggagcccctgggtgCTCTAAACCTTGCTAACTCCCAACCCAGGAGCAGAGAAAGGCCTCTGCAGAGAATGCTGCACAGGGACTGATGTGCTGACTGAGCCCCAGcttgtgtgggggcagggggagcatcGGCCCTTTCCTGGGGCTTCCCTTTCACTGACCACAGACACCCCTGCCCATCCCTCTGGCCCTGTTCTGTCTGGAAGCAGCAATGTCCTGGCCTTGCAGTTTCTTAGGATACAGAGTCACCTTGGGGTTTAAGCTTCAGAACACGGGGTATGTGTGGGCACTGGGCCCCATGTCCTGCGGGCTGTGTGGCTCTGCCCAGGTTAGGGCAAAGGcagggaagcagaggaggagtctgcctctcttccccacttCCTGGGGCTCTGGGTAGGCAGGGACCCTGGTTcctgttgggggcgggggggggggggggggggggcggggtagTCGTCTCACCCCCTTCTGGCCTCTCCAGGGTCTTCTGGTCTCCAGACCTGTGTCTGCCTTGCAGGGGGAGGGTCCCTCACAAGTGTCAGTCATGTCACCCAGGCCTATGGAGCCCGGCAGTTCAGAGGAGGGATCCCAGGTGGAGGCCCTGTGCCCGCCCACGGTCCTGAAGCTCTGCGGCCGGCGGCTCGGGGTCTTCCCAGCTGTTTTCTAGGAGAATCTGTTGGTCCCCGTCTCCCTCCCTCGGCCTCCCGTCCGTCTGTCTTCACCGGCTCGGGCTCGGGAGCAGTCTGGCCAAGTAGGGGCTGAAACGGGAGGCCGCTGCGGTCTGACCCCAGGGGCGGGGCCACGGCCCGGTCGGCCCTGCCGCCTGCCCCCAGCGCCCGTCCTTGGCCTTGCAGCCGAGGGCCCGCAGGAGCCCGCGCCCACCCTGTGGAACGAGCCCGCCGAGCTGCCGTCGGGAGAGGACCCCGTGGAGAGCACCAGCCCCGCCCGGGAGCCCGCGGCCAccgggcccccggcccccaccgCCACGCCGAGCCCCGAGGACAGCACCGCGCGGGAGCGTCTGGACCAGGGCGGCGGTACCTGCGGGAGGCGggcccgggtgggggtggggttacGGGGGGGGGGCAGAGCTTTGGGGGGGGCGGCGCGGAGCCTTGGAGGGGCAGGCCGGGGCGGAGGGGTTGGGGGGCGCGGAGCCTTGGGGGGACGGGCCGGGGCAGAGGGGTTGGGGGGCGCGGAGCCTTGAGGGGGCGGGCCGGGGCAGAGGGGTTGGGGGGCGCGGAGCCTTGGGGGGACGGGCCGGGGCAGAGGGGTTGGGGGGCGCGGAGCCTtgcggggggcgggccggggggcgCGGAGTCTTAGGGGGgcaggccggggcgggggggggaagaTGGGGGGGCGCGGAGCCGCGGGGGGGCGGGCCGGAGCCGGAGGTGGCCTGGGGGGGGGCGCGGAGCCTtgggggggcgggccggggcggagGGGTTGGGGGGCGCGGAGCCTTGGGGGGACGGGCCGGGGGGCGCGGAGCCTTGGGGGGGCCGGCCGGGGGGCGCAGAGCCTTggggggggcgggccggggcgggggtccGGCTGGAGGGCGCGGAGCCTTAGGGAGGCAGGCccgggcccgggggtggggggggcgcggAGCCTTGGGGGGGCGGCGGGACAGGAGGGCGCGGAGcctggggggcggcggggggcgggggttgcGGAGCCGCGGGGCTGAGCCGCCCTCCGTCCTCCGCAGGCTCGCTGGGGCCCGGCGCCATCGCCGCCATCGTCATCGCCGCCCTGCTGGCCACCTGCGTGGTGCTGGCGCTCGTGGTCGTCGCGCTGAGAAAGTTTTCCGCCTCCTGAAGCGAATAAAGGGGCGGCGCCTCGGCCGCGGCGCGACTGGCTGCAGCCCCGGGGGCGCCCCCGTGTCTCAGTGTGTCCGCGCGTGCGTGTGTGGGCCAGCGGGGCGGGCGACTCCCACCCGTGCGCGCGGGTCCCCGCTCGGCTGCCCGCGGCCCGGGCttcgccgcccccgcccccgccccccgccgtgCCCGAGCGCCCGGGGCCGCCCGCTGCGCTGGACCGCGGACCGCaggagggggggcggggcgcggccgtCGTCTGACTTGGTCAGCCAAGCCCCATGTGCCAGCTCGGAGCGCCATGCCCGTCCCTCCAGCgcccccgggacccccccccccgccccgccccgccccgccgccccaggAGCAGCCCCACCGCCGCTCCCACCGCCGCCGTCCCAGGCAGCCTCCCTCCAACCCCCGCTTGCCCCTGGCTCTCCTTTCTTGGTCACGTCCTTTATTTCACACGCTTCCCTGGGAAGCCCCGCTTTTATAATTGAGATTTAAAATAGTGGCTGAGCTGCCCCGGGCACGGCACGACAGGGAAGAAGCCAGAACTACATCTCTTTGCAGTGGGAAAGAAGACTAGAGGCGGGACTGTCTGCGCCCCAGTGATGGTTTGATCCCTTGGGTCTAGGTGTGGGTGCTGGTGGAGGGAAGCTGTTCCTCCTTCACCTCTGATTTCACTGCTGTTTCTAGGGACTCTTTTGGCCTCCTTAGCTTCCTTGAGCTCCTGATCACTTCTGCTCCAGCTAAGACCAGTTTTCTTCTCCTGGATACTCCAGATGGGCACTGGCCCAAAACACATGAGGGTTAGAAGTTTCCACTTATGAAGGACTGTTCTAAAACTGACCAGTTCTCACGAAACTGTTTAAATTACTTCATTCCACGTAACCTCTGGTAACCAAAGCCCTAGTTAGAGCAGCTGATCCAAATCAGCATGCTGTTTACCAGCTTCAAAAAGCTTAACTGGACAAGGGCCAGGACCAGTGGTCACCCCTCCCCTTTGTCCCagggtcccccacccccaagagcAGCATAAGGCCAGGAATGGCCCCTCTCCCCCCGGCCCCCTCTCCTCAGAGACTTAAGTGTGGGTACTCCCCCTGGGGGTGTAGCACAGAGGCCCTATGAGCATCAGTCAGTCAGCCGCTCCCTGATGAACCAGAGTGTTGCACACGTATGCACCTTCCAGAAATCCATCCAATTCTCCAAGGGTCTCAGGTCTCAAGAATGCCAAAAGCCATGTTGTGGCCTGTGAGAAGTTGCTACAAAGTTCCACTTGATCTAAATCCTGGGCTAATGAAGGACCTGTTCTGGCATGGAGGAAAGTGTGCCCTGGCAGAAAGAGTGTGGTCTCAGGCAGGCAGGGTTGGGAAGGGTCTGATTCCAGACGTCCACACTCCAGGACagagtcgggggtggggggtaaggaATCCATGAAGGTAGCTTGGGCTGGGGGAGGAACTGCATTTGGGTAACTTGCTGGCACCAAAAGTGGGAAGAAGTACCCAAGGTAGGAAGTGACTGGCCAGGTAGGAAGCCCCAGCCCCATGCCTGATGTTAGATCTCCTGTGGGATCGCCACCCACTGATTTTTCTGATAGTCCTACTATGGTCTTCCAAAGCTGCGTTCTCACTTCCACTCCAACTCCTTCAAATAGCATCTTGTTTCTGGAATCCTTCCATAAGTAGAGGCCCAAATCTTTTTCCAACCTGAGGTCCTAACCCTGGCTGCTTTTTCCTGTCTTGGAAGTCACCTCAATCCCCTCCTTTAGGACATGCCTCCTCCACTGGCCTTGAAAGGAGTTCCTCTTTCCCTGCCCAGAACCAAACACCTCATTCCTGTGTGCAGCAGAGCAATAAAGAGCAGACCTTCACCTCCGTTATTTTATACATGATGCTTCTTTTAATGCAGCCAaaaatgatatttgcttttcTCGGAACCAAAACCGATACAGGATGCAGTGACCAATTCATTCCTCACAACACCTGGGCTCCTGAAGGGGCCAGAAGACACAAGTTACATCCAGCTTGtcagggagccagaggtggcATGGGCCCTCGGGCCAAGCTCTGGTAGGCCTGCCATGAAGCAGGGCCTGGCCGTGCAGCCAGAGGCTGGCAGAGGCTTGGGGAGGGGGAAGACAGAGGTGTTTGGTCTCTCAGTCCTTTGAATCGGAGACCAAGGGCTGCTCATCAAGCTCAGGCAAGGGTGATCCATCTGCACGCCTGGTGGATTCTAATGGCTTCCAGGGTAGAGGACAAGTGCGGGGGGGTCATGACAATCCTTCCAGCCTGCCCTCGGCCAGGGACACTCTTCCAGTGCCTGGGAAGGCCCCTGGAGCATGCCGGTCCACTTCCACTCCCTCTCAGAGACAAGGGGGAGAGGTGGCAAATACTGTTTCAAATGGACTTTCTCGTTTATAAATGCAGCAGAGGAAAGACGTAGGCACCCTTTCTCCAGTTGGCAAGCGAGGGGGCCGAGACACAGGGGCACTCAGCGCGCGGCAGGGAGAGGGGCGGGGGTGGCCCCTGC carries:
- the SNORC gene encoding protein SNORC codes for the protein MAFCLALRMALLLLPGVLAPAVLTAEGPQEPAPTLWNEPAELPSGEDPVESTSPAREPAATGPPAPTATPSPEDSTARERLDQGGGSLGPGAIAAIVIAALLATCVVLALVVVALRKFSAS